Proteins from a genomic interval of Corvus moneduloides isolate bCorMon1 chromosome 6, bCorMon1.pri, whole genome shotgun sequence:
- the LOC116445597 gene encoding cholesterol 24-hydroxylase, with translation MEALWAAGGLLLALSLLAFVLYCCYVQYIHAKYDYIPGAPRESFLFGHLPIIWRMLRKKEFTPDLFLQWAEKYGPVVRINAFHRISLLIVSPEGVKEFLMSPQHPKDPIVYGSLFSLFGERFLGNGLVTVCNHEHWRKQRRIMDPAFSRSYLIGLMETFNEKAEELMEKLEEKADGKTEFSMLSMMSRVTMDIIGKVAFGLELNALSDDQTPLPNAVTKIMEGLNKARIPLIRFMPGQRKLVKEAKESVRLLRRVGKECIDRRREAIQNGKEAALDILTQILKGDALEESRDDENILDNFITFFVAGHETSSNQMTFTVMALGQHPEILERAQAEVDEVLGAKRDVDYEDLGKLTYLSQVLKESLRLYPPVSGTLRRLEKEHVVNGIRIPANTTVFLNTYIMGRMEKFFKDPLTFDPDRFSKDAPKPYYCYFPFSLGPRSCIGQVFAQMEVKVVMAKLLQRFEIQLVPGQSFQLVEAGTLKPLDGVICKLKPRSSARGCQA, from the exons CTTTTTATTTGGACACCTGCCAATCATATGGAGAATGCTGAGGAAAAAGGAGTTTACACCAGATCTCTTCCTGCAGTG GGCAGAGAAATATGGACCTGTTGTACGAATTAATGCCTTTCACAGAATCTCACTATTGATTGTGAGTCCTGAAGGAGTGAAg GAGTTCTTGATGTCACCACAGCACCCAAAGGATCCAATCGTGTATGGTAGTCTCTTCAGCCTGTTTGGTGAGAG GTTTCTAGGGAATGGCTTGGTAACTGTTTGCAACCATGAGCATTGGCGCAAGCAGCGGAGGATAATGGATCCAGCTTTCAGCCGAAG CTACCTGATTGGTCTGATGGaaacttttaatgaaaaagcagaggagCTGATGGAGAAGCTAGAGGagaaagcagatggaaaaacaGAGTTTAGCATGCTGTCGATGATGAGCCGGGTGACTATGGATATCATTGGCAAG gtAGCCTTTGGCTTGGAATTAAATGCACTGAGCGATGACCAGACACCTTTACCAAACGCTGTGACTAAGATTATGGAGGGGCTGAACAAGGCACGCATCCCCCTCATACGG TTCATGCCAGGGCAACGGAAACTGGTAAAGGAGGCCAAGGAGAGTGTGAGGCTGTTGAGACGTGTGGGGAAGGAGTGCATTGACCGGAGGAGAGAAGCCATCCAGAATGGGAAAGAAGCCGCACTGGATATTCTTACACAGATTCTGAAAGGAGATG CTCTGGAGGAAAGTAGAGATGATGAAAACATTCTGGATAACTTTATCACTTTCTTTGTTGCAG GTCATGAAACCAGCTCAAATCAGATGACATTTACAGTAATGGCACTGGGCCAGCATCCTGAAATACTGGAAAG GGCTCAGGCTGAAGTGGATGAGGTTCTTGGTGCCAAGAGAGACGTTGACTATGAGGATCTTGGCAAACTCACCTACTTATCACAG GTTTTGAAGGAGTCACTGCGGCTGTACCCACCCGTCTCGGGGACACTCCgcaggctggagaaggagcaCGTTGTCAATGGCATCAGAATTCCTGCAAACACCACAGTCTTT CTCAACACTTATATAATGGGAAGGATGGAAAAGTTTTTCAAGGATCCACTTACTTTTGATCCAGATCGATTCAGCAAAGATGCACCTAA gcCATATTACTGCTATTTTCCGTTCTCTCTGGGACCCCGATCCTGCATCGGGCAGGTGTTTGCACAG ATGGAGGTAAAAGTGGTGATGGCAAAGTTGCTGCAGAGGTTTGAAATCCAGCTGGTGCCAGGACAGAGTTTTCAACTAGTGGAGGCTGGAACCTTAAAGCCACTAGATGGAGTAATATGTAAATTAAAGCCAAGGAGCTCTGCAAGAGGCTGCCAGGCGTGA